The Archangium lipolyticum genome contains a region encoding:
- a CDS encoding LysR family transcriptional regulator, with product MASTSPDWSLYRSFVAVLREGSLSAAARALGLSQPTLGRHIALLESALGVALFTRSPDGLTPTLAAEALRPEAESLAAAADALFRTASGSLKENAGTVRLTVSEVFAAEVVAPTLARLQADHPRIVVEVAVSNRSDDLLRREADIAVRLVRPSQGALVARRVGAVELGLFAHPSYLARRPAPRSVAELEGHALVGFDRGAPYTRTLQLEGRPLTREQFTFRSDNDLAQLAAIRAGCGIGACHVPLAHRSELVRILPAAFAPTVEMWVAMHEDLRTTARYRTVFAALTAGLKDYLREPASRSRRQLRTR from the coding sequence ATGGCCTCCACGTCTCCTGATTGGTCCCTCTACCGCTCGTTCGTCGCCGTGCTGCGGGAGGGCTCGCTCTCGGCCGCCGCCAGGGCGCTGGGGCTCAGCCAACCCACGCTCGGCCGGCATATCGCGTTGCTCGAGAGCGCACTGGGGGTGGCCCTCTTCACCCGGTCACCCGATGGACTCACACCGACCCTGGCCGCCGAAGCGCTCCGCCCCGAGGCCGAGTCACTCGCCGCCGCGGCCGACGCCCTGTTCCGGACCGCGTCGGGCTCGCTGAAGGAGAACGCCGGCACGGTGCGGCTCACCGTGAGCGAGGTGTTCGCCGCCGAGGTGGTCGCGCCCACCCTGGCCCGCTTGCAGGCAGACCACCCGCGGATCGTCGTGGAGGTGGCCGTCTCCAACCGGAGCGATGACCTCCTCCGGCGCGAGGCCGACATCGCCGTCCGGCTGGTTCGGCCGAGCCAGGGCGCGCTCGTGGCGAGGCGGGTGGGCGCGGTCGAGCTCGGTCTCTTCGCACACCCCTCCTACCTCGCGCGCCGGCCCGCGCCCCGGTCGGTGGCCGAGCTCGAGGGCCACGCGCTGGTCGGGTTCGATCGCGGCGCTCCGTACACGCGCACGCTCCAGCTCGAAGGCCGGCCACTCACGCGTGAGCAGTTCACGTTCCGCTCGGACAACGACCTCGCTCAGCTCGCGGCCATCCGGGCGGGTTGTGGCATCGGTGCCTGTCACGTTCCGCTCGCCCATCGCTCGGAGCTCGTCCGCATCCTGCCCGCGGCATTCGCGCCTACCGTCGAGATGTGGGTCGCCATGCATGAAGATCTGCGGACGACGGCCCGGTATCGGACCGTCTTCGCTGCGCTCACCGCCGGACTGAAGGACTATCTCCGCGAGCCCGCGAGCCGTTCTCGCCGCCAGCTCCGCACGCGCTAG
- a CDS encoding penicillin-binding transpeptidase domain-containing protein: MPRVSRREWRVGVSAAAALFLAACASVRTRPEQGPLDVAQVYLGAWSEGDFAALRHAVADPPANLEAEHQRFRDELRILSSRFELGRVEREAESARVTFRAVHVLRGLGEWEVDGALSLVRREERWWVRWTPAVLHPEAREGDRFSRTRTRPERAPLLDGHGQPLTHEGEVITIGVEPRRIQSRAAVASALQAQLGVDPARLDKVLSTPGLSPEHFVPIIDVRPERYQLVRPALAPVPGIFFRRKSGVRLSPAEGFAAHTLGRVGEVTAELLAQLGPTYQRGDIVGLSGLELAYEVQLGGLPSGEVRLTRPSGEVRVLGRFEGMPGTPLYTTLLPEVQSAAEAALEGVVQPAAIVAVDSSTGAILAIASRPLEQSLHRALTGRYPPGSTFKVITAEALLAGGMGVNDPVTCPPTATAAGKQFRNFEGEAFGETRLRVAFAHSCNTAFVQLSDALGAEALGAAARRFGFNVEYRVGLPSPGAAFPPPRDKAELAAAAIGQGRVLATPLHMASVAAAAESGRWRAPFLVADITEAPSASLAAGTRGPLHALMRAVVTEGSGRAAAGVTGLAGKTGTAEFGTGTPLPTHAWFIGFRNGIGFAVLVEGGGVGGRVAVPIAAKFAAAL, from the coding sequence GTGCCGCGCGTGTCACGGCGAGAGTGGAGGGTTGGAGTCAGCGCCGCGGCTGCCCTGTTCCTGGCGGCCTGCGCTTCCGTACGAACGCGGCCCGAGCAGGGTCCGCTCGATGTGGCCCAGGTCTATCTGGGGGCATGGTCCGAGGGTGACTTCGCCGCACTGCGGCACGCGGTCGCCGACCCACCAGCCAACCTCGAGGCGGAGCATCAGCGCTTCCGCGATGAGTTGCGCATCCTCTCCTCGCGGTTCGAGCTCGGCCGCGTCGAGCGCGAGGCGGAGAGTGCCCGGGTCACCTTCCGTGCCGTCCACGTGCTGCGTGGGCTGGGCGAGTGGGAGGTGGACGGCGCGTTGAGTCTCGTGCGCCGCGAGGAGCGCTGGTGGGTGCGCTGGACTCCGGCGGTGCTGCACCCCGAGGCGCGCGAGGGTGATCGCTTCTCGCGCACGAGGACGCGCCCGGAGCGGGCCCCGCTGCTCGACGGGCACGGCCAGCCCCTCACCCATGAGGGCGAGGTCATCACCATTGGTGTCGAGCCCCGGCGCATCCAGAGTCGCGCCGCCGTGGCCTCGGCGCTCCAGGCGCAGCTGGGGGTGGATCCGGCGCGGTTGGACAAGGTGCTGAGCACGCCGGGTCTGTCACCCGAGCACTTCGTACCCATCATCGACGTGCGGCCCGAGCGCTACCAGCTGGTGCGCCCGGCGTTGGCGCCCGTGCCCGGCATCTTCTTCCGCCGCAAGAGTGGTGTCCGGCTCTCCCCGGCGGAGGGCTTCGCGGCGCACACGCTGGGACGGGTGGGGGAGGTGACGGCGGAGCTGCTCGCGCAGTTGGGCCCGACCTACCAGCGGGGAGACATCGTGGGCCTGTCCGGGTTGGAGCTGGCCTATGAGGTGCAACTCGGGGGACTGCCCTCCGGCGAGGTGCGCCTCACCCGCCCCTCCGGAGAGGTGCGCGTCCTCGGCCGCTTCGAGGGCATGCCGGGCACGCCGCTGTACACCACGTTGCTCCCGGAGGTGCAGTCGGCCGCGGAGGCCGCGCTCGAGGGAGTGGTGCAGCCGGCGGCGATCGTCGCGGTGGACAGCAGCACGGGCGCCATCCTGGCCATCGCCAGCCGGCCGCTCGAGCAGTCCTTGCACCGGGCCCTCACCGGCCGCTACCCGCCCGGCTCGACGTTCAAGGTCATCACGGCGGAAGCGCTGCTCGCCGGAGGGATGGGCGTGAACGACCCGGTCACGTGTCCGCCCACGGCGACAGCGGCCGGCAAGCAGTTCCGCAACTTCGAGGGCGAGGCATTCGGGGAGACGCGCCTGCGCGTGGCCTTCGCCCACTCGTGCAACACCGCCTTCGTGCAATTGTCCGACGCGCTCGGGGCGGAAGCGCTCGGGGCCGCAGCCCGCCGCTTCGGCTTCAACGTGGAGTACCGCGTGGGGCTTCCGTCTCCCGGCGCCGCTTTTCCCCCTCCCCGGGACAAGGCCGAGCTGGCGGCGGCCGCCATCGGACAGGGGCGCGTGTTGGCCACGCCGCTGCACATGGCCTCGGTCGCCGCGGCGGCCGAGTCGGGCAGGTGGCGCGCGCCCTTCCTCGTCGCGGACATCACCGAGGCTCCGAGCGCCTCGCTCGCGGCTGGGACTCGTGGGCCCCTGCACGCGCTGATGCGCGCCGTCGTCACCGAGGGCTCGGGCCGTGCGGCCGCGGGCGTGACGGGGCTCGCGGGCAAGACGGGCACCGCCGAGTTCGGGACTGGCACCCCGCTGCCGACGCACGCGTGGTTCATCGGCTTCCGCAACGGCATTGGCTTCGCCGTGTTGGTGGAGGGTGGTGGCGTGGGCGGACGGGTCGCCGTGCCCATTGCCGCGAAGTTCGCCGCGGCCTTGTGA
- a CDS encoding NADP-dependent glyceraldehyde-3-phosphate dehydrogenase produces MTTLDDLFPSDEQIPASVRLPAYLEQREYLVGGELLTWTGELNPVQSPVYVKTPRGLEPKVIGATPLLTSKESLAALEAAVRAYDNGRGVWPSMRVAERIEHVERFLVAMRAQRTAVVNLLMWEIGKTQADSEKEFDRTIDLIVETIRALKELDRTSSRFVQEQGIMAQIRRAPIGVALCMGPYNYPLNETFSTLFPALLMGNAVVFKPAKFGVLLIRPLLEAFRDSFPPGVINIIYGRGRETVGALMESGKVDVFAFIGTNKGASELKRMHPRPHRLKAVLGLDAKNPGIILEDADLDNAVKECITGTLSFNGQRCTALKLLMVHRSIVGQFLERFTAAVDKLKPGMPWDPGVAITPLPEPGKTAYLQGLVDDAVSKGARVVNKLGGKTHQSFYSPAVVYPVTRDMRLATEEQFGPVIPVMVFDNDEEVVRFVVDSNFGQQLSIFGRDSARVGKLIDAFANQVGRINLNCQCQRGPDTFPFNGRKDSAEGTLSVADALRVFSIRTLVAAKTTKENTTLVQSILTRRESDFLTTDFLF; encoded by the coding sequence ATGACGACCCTCGACGACCTCTTCCCATCGGACGAACAGATTCCAGCCAGCGTGCGGCTCCCCGCCTATCTCGAGCAGCGAGAGTACCTCGTCGGTGGCGAGCTGTTGACCTGGACCGGTGAGCTCAACCCGGTGCAGAGCCCCGTCTACGTGAAGACGCCCCGGGGCCTCGAGCCCAAGGTGATTGGCGCCACGCCCCTTCTCACCTCCAAGGAGTCCCTCGCGGCGCTGGAGGCCGCCGTGCGCGCCTATGACAACGGCCGCGGCGTCTGGCCGTCCATGCGCGTCGCCGAGCGCATCGAGCACGTCGAGCGCTTCCTCGTGGCCATGCGCGCCCAGCGCACCGCCGTGGTGAACCTCCTCATGTGGGAGATCGGCAAGACCCAGGCCGACTCCGAGAAGGAGTTCGACCGCACCATCGACCTCATCGTCGAGACCATCCGCGCTCTCAAGGAGCTCGACCGCACCTCGTCCCGCTTCGTGCAGGAGCAGGGCATCATGGCGCAGATCCGCCGGGCCCCCATCGGCGTGGCCCTGTGCATGGGCCCCTACAACTACCCCCTCAACGAGACCTTCAGCACGCTCTTCCCCGCCCTGCTCATGGGCAACGCCGTCGTCTTCAAGCCGGCCAAGTTCGGCGTGCTGCTCATCCGCCCCCTGCTGGAGGCCTTCCGCGACAGCTTCCCGCCCGGCGTCATCAACATCATCTACGGCCGGGGCCGCGAGACCGTCGGCGCGCTCATGGAGAGCGGCAAGGTGGACGTCTTCGCCTTCATCGGCACCAACAAGGGCGCCAGCGAGCTCAAGCGCATGCACCCCCGGCCCCACCGTCTCAAGGCCGTGCTCGGGCTCGATGCGAAGAATCCCGGCATCATCCTCGAGGACGCCGACCTCGACAACGCCGTGAAGGAGTGCATCACCGGCACCCTGTCCTTCAACGGCCAGCGCTGCACCGCCCTCAAGCTGCTCATGGTGCACCGGAGCATCGTCGGGCAGTTCCTCGAGCGCTTCACCGCCGCGGTGGACAAGCTGAAGCCTGGCATGCCCTGGGACCCCGGTGTCGCCATCACCCCCCTGCCCGAGCCGGGCAAGACGGCGTACCTGCAGGGCCTCGTCGACGACGCCGTGTCCAAGGGCGCCCGCGTCGTCAACAAGCTCGGCGGGAAGACGCACCAGTCCTTCTATTCGCCCGCCGTGGTGTACCCGGTGACGCGCGACATGCGCCTCGCCACCGAGGAGCAGTTCGGCCCCGTGATTCCGGTGATGGTGTTCGACAATGACGAGGAGGTCGTGCGCTTCGTCGTCGACTCCAACTTCGGCCAGCAGCTGAGCATCTTCGGACGGGACTCGGCGCGCGTCGGCAAGCTCATCGACGCCTTCGCCAACCAGGTGGGCCGCATCAACCTCAACTGCCAGTGCCAGCGCGGACCCGACACGTTCCCCTTCAATGGCCGCAAGGACTCGGCCGAGGGCACGCTGTCCGTGGCGGATGCGCTCCGCGTGTTCTCCATCCGCACCCTCGTCGCGGCGAAGACCACGAAGGAGAACACCACCCTGGTGCAATCCATCCTCACCCGCCGCGAGTCGGACTTCCTCACCACCGACTTCCTCTTCTAA
- a CDS encoding AAA family ATPase: MLEAVSRRGLQEIHRGRRYVVLRGQKQDGEPLVLKKVRAGPLASSSSAMLHHEFSILRSFHGQVPGVASPVALEEDAAKLPALVLKDAGPQNLQEWLHHKPVAVDVFLELAVQLAGIIESLHRQHVIHRDINPTNLVVGADSQHLILIDFDLSTKVAGLAPPGDAPGELQWALPYVAPEQTGRMNRPIDHRADLYSLGATFYEMLTGLPPFVSTDPVELVHAHLARPPVPPVFANPAVPKLLSDVVLKLLAKMPEQRYQSAEALLADLHEARRRKSSGAMDSFELGRLDLARQLSLPERLYGREREQEVLGEALERVRRGASEGVILEGAAGIGKSALVQQLRKPLGRAGSLLQGKFNQLRGNVPYSAFVEAFNELLHALGEEPPEVRNGWRDRLLSALGANARVIIDIVPELETLLGEQPAPVRLEPVEAAARLHLVFQSFLQALSSEEHVLVLFLDDLQWVDPGSLQLLKSLTMDPESHHLLFIGAYRDEEVEANHPLRPTLDALHASGAMRFQTLRIPPLDLPALTALCGDTFLQPPERTRPLADLVLRKTAGNPLFVHRLLRFLHQSGLLVFDLEENAWRWDLARLEQVEVTENVVELMIAAIRRLPERAQYVLEVAACLGDRVELWLLSDLVGDSCGDAASALWSILQEGLLLPEKEGSRHPRANGSAMASDSPLQDATYRFAHDRVRQAAYSLLSGEQRTRLHHEAGRRLLRASSGNLLDERLFAIVDHLHRGLERVSGPEERLELAGLNHQAGLKAKASSAFGAALVYLMRAIALLPREQWPQHRVQVFHLHKEAAECAYFASDPELSGQLVHTALEYAPSHLEKVDLYIIQLLARLMHANYQEALQWGREGLRLFGMELPERDLPQALALELAQMEENMRGRSAEDLLEAPRMEDPEQLACVRLLSELAPAALLADPNLFALINTRALNLSLKHGNSSWSPTVYSSHGSMLAIQGRHEAAYAFGNMAMAMARRMGDPRQECRVLLALTLLINHWRVPLRTNIPLLRRALATGLASGDLIFAANSLTTTITTELSLGTELNRVLSSIDTWQSFLKKSGVQVASDVVFVCRQAIRALQGRTRQPARFDDDDFQERTVIGADQTIPATLFMFYLLRTQVSYLLGDLEEALRASRAAVPYLEHVRGFISLIDFNFYAALTLAAHGGATPQERSEVMARLATHQRPFDVWAEECPENFRHKCQLLSAEVARLEGRNLEAMELYDAAIDGAHAEGFLQDEALANELAGRFYHSLGRKRFAALHLRTAQEVYARWGATAKVALLEEEFPDLEPVGGRTWGAPASAPGSGMPAGASLDLLSLLKASETLVGEVVLDRLLEKLMAVCFEAAGATRGALVLDEAGALMVRAVGAIPEPVSLERVALSSSDQVPATVVEHAYRTGDTLVLADAAHQGRFVTDPYVIRRTVKSALAVPIQRQTRTVGVLYLENDLATRAFTPERVGVLRTLSTEIAISLENSQLFEQLKVEVQERRRAEEAVRFLAEAGLTLAESLDPERMLSKATRLVVPFLADWCTVTMIEKGERLHQVAMTHVDPEKEATLRALLARYPADWNSPAALARVLRTGQPILRPVLSDTTFQEHGFGPDYVEGMRFIGSKTAMHVPLISRGRTLGAISFVSGAPGRRYGDADLRLAQEFARRVAVCIDNARLYSDAQEAIHSRDEFLSVASHELKTPLTSLRLMVQGLLRQVPPGLPESSLRAMHTINQQSLKLARLIEEMLDVSRLQSGGLELELEQVDLAAVIRGVAERLREPLERAASPLVLHVQEPLVGRWDAARLTQVLVNLLSNAIKFGAGSPIELAAGVEGGTAWFFVRDQGIGIAPDRLPHIFERFERAVSVRSYGGLGLGLHLVREIVTALGGTVRVESTVGAGTTVRVELPRAGPPAEARKG, encoded by the coding sequence ATGCTCGAAGCAGTCAGCAGGAGGGGGTTGCAGGAAATCCATCGCGGGCGCCGCTACGTCGTGCTGCGAGGACAGAAGCAGGATGGCGAGCCCCTGGTGCTCAAGAAGGTCCGTGCCGGCCCGCTCGCCTCGAGCAGCAGCGCGATGCTGCACCATGAATTCTCCATCCTGCGCTCCTTCCATGGACAGGTACCTGGTGTGGCCAGCCCCGTCGCGCTTGAAGAGGACGCGGCGAAGCTGCCAGCGCTCGTCCTGAAGGACGCCGGACCCCAGAATCTCCAGGAGTGGCTGCACCACAAGCCGGTGGCCGTGGATGTCTTCCTGGAGCTCGCCGTTCAGCTGGCCGGCATCATCGAGAGCCTCCACCGCCAGCACGTCATCCACCGCGACATCAACCCCACCAACCTGGTGGTGGGCGCGGACAGCCAACACCTCATCCTCATCGACTTCGACCTCTCCACGAAGGTCGCGGGGCTCGCGCCACCGGGCGATGCACCCGGAGAGCTCCAGTGGGCCCTCCCCTACGTCGCGCCCGAGCAGACCGGGCGGATGAACCGCCCCATCGACCACCGCGCCGACCTCTACTCCCTGGGTGCGACCTTCTACGAGATGCTCACCGGCCTGCCCCCCTTCGTCTCGACGGACCCCGTCGAGCTGGTGCACGCCCACCTCGCGAGGCCCCCCGTCCCACCGGTCTTCGCCAACCCCGCCGTTCCCAAGCTGCTCTCGGACGTCGTGCTGAAGCTGCTCGCGAAGATGCCCGAGCAGCGCTACCAGAGCGCCGAGGCCCTCCTCGCCGACCTCCACGAAGCCCGGCGCCGGAAGTCCTCGGGCGCGATGGACTCGTTCGAGCTGGGCCGGCTCGACCTGGCCCGGCAGCTCTCCCTTCCCGAGCGGCTCTACGGCCGCGAGCGCGAGCAGGAGGTGCTGGGCGAGGCCCTGGAGCGGGTGCGCCGCGGCGCGAGCGAGGGAGTCATCCTGGAAGGGGCCGCCGGCATCGGCAAGTCGGCGCTCGTCCAGCAGTTGCGCAAGCCGCTCGGGCGCGCAGGCAGCCTCCTCCAGGGCAAGTTCAACCAGCTCCGGGGCAACGTGCCCTACTCGGCCTTCGTGGAGGCGTTCAACGAGCTGCTCCATGCGCTGGGGGAAGAGCCCCCGGAGGTCCGGAACGGCTGGCGGGACCGGCTGCTGTCGGCACTGGGCGCCAACGCCCGCGTCATCATCGACATCGTTCCGGAGTTGGAGACGCTCCTGGGTGAGCAACCCGCGCCCGTCCGGCTCGAGCCGGTGGAGGCGGCGGCCCGCCTGCACCTCGTCTTCCAGTCCTTCCTCCAGGCCCTCTCCTCCGAGGAGCACGTGCTCGTGCTCTTCCTGGACGACCTGCAATGGGTGGACCCTGGCTCGCTCCAGCTGCTCAAGAGCCTGACCATGGACCCGGAGTCGCATCATCTGCTGTTCATCGGCGCCTACCGGGACGAGGAGGTCGAAGCGAACCATCCCCTCCGCCCGACCCTGGACGCCCTCCACGCGTCCGGGGCGATGCGCTTCCAGACCCTCCGGATTCCGCCCCTGGACCTGCCAGCCCTCACCGCGCTGTGCGGCGACACCTTCCTCCAACCTCCCGAGCGCACCCGCCCCCTCGCGGACCTCGTGTTGCGCAAGACGGCCGGCAACCCGCTCTTCGTCCACCGGCTGCTGCGCTTCCTCCACCAGTCCGGCCTCCTCGTCTTCGACCTCGAGGAGAACGCCTGGCGGTGGGACCTCGCCCGCCTCGAGCAGGTGGAGGTGACGGAGAACGTGGTGGAGCTGATGATCGCCGCCATCCGCCGGCTCCCCGAGCGCGCCCAGTACGTCCTCGAGGTCGCCGCGTGCCTGGGGGATCGCGTGGAGCTGTGGCTGCTCTCGGACCTGGTGGGAGACTCCTGCGGCGATGCGGCCTCCGCGCTGTGGAGCATCCTCCAGGAAGGGCTGCTGCTGCCGGAGAAGGAGGGCTCCCGGCATCCCCGTGCCAACGGCTCCGCGATGGCCTCGGACTCCCCCCTCCAGGACGCGACGTACCGCTTCGCGCATGACAGGGTCCGGCAGGCCGCGTACTCGCTGCTCTCCGGGGAACAACGCACGCGGCTCCACCACGAGGCGGGACGCCGGCTCCTGCGGGCCTCCTCCGGAAACCTGCTCGACGAGCGGCTCTTCGCCATCGTGGACCACCTCCACCGCGGCCTGGAGCGGGTGAGCGGACCGGAGGAGCGGCTCGAGCTGGCCGGGCTCAACCACCAGGCGGGCCTCAAGGCCAAGGCCTCTTCCGCCTTCGGTGCCGCCCTGGTGTACCTGATGCGCGCCATCGCGCTCCTCCCCCGGGAGCAATGGCCCCAGCACCGCGTTCAGGTCTTCCACCTGCACAAGGAGGCGGCGGAGTGCGCCTACTTCGCGAGCGACCCGGAGCTCTCCGGGCAGCTGGTGCACACCGCCCTGGAGTACGCCCCCTCCCACCTGGAGAAGGTGGACCTCTACATCATCCAGCTCCTCGCCCGCCTGATGCACGCCAACTACCAGGAGGCGCTCCAATGGGGCCGCGAGGGGCTGCGACTGTTCGGCATGGAGCTGCCGGAGCGGGACCTCCCCCAGGCGCTCGCGCTCGAGCTGGCGCAGATGGAGGAGAACATGCGGGGCCGCTCGGCGGAGGATCTCCTGGAGGCGCCCAGGATGGAGGATCCCGAGCAGCTCGCCTGCGTGCGGCTCCTGTCGGAGCTCGCCCCCGCCGCCCTCCTGGCGGATCCGAACCTCTTCGCGCTGATCAACACCCGCGCGCTCAACCTGTCGTTGAAGCATGGCAACTCGTCCTGGTCGCCCACGGTGTACTCGAGTCACGGCTCGATGCTGGCCATCCAGGGGCGGCACGAGGCCGCCTACGCTTTCGGCAACATGGCGATGGCGATGGCCCGGCGGATGGGAGACCCGCGCCAGGAGTGCCGGGTGCTCCTCGCGCTCACCCTTCTCATCAACCACTGGAGGGTCCCGCTGCGCACGAACATTCCGCTGCTGCGCCGGGCCCTGGCCACGGGTCTCGCCAGTGGAGATCTGATCTTCGCCGCCAACTCGCTCACCACCACCATCACCACCGAGCTCTCGCTGGGCACCGAGCTCAACCGCGTGCTGAGCTCCATCGACACCTGGCAGTCCTTCCTGAAGAAGAGTGGCGTGCAGGTGGCGAGCGACGTGGTCTTCGTCTGCCGTCAGGCCATCCGTGCCCTCCAGGGGCGTACCCGCCAGCCCGCGCGCTTCGACGACGACGATTTCCAGGAGCGCACGGTGATCGGCGCGGACCAGACGATTCCCGCCACCCTCTTCATGTTCTACCTGTTGCGCACCCAGGTGTCGTACCTGCTGGGCGACCTGGAGGAGGCCCTGAGGGCATCCCGGGCGGCGGTGCCGTACCTCGAGCACGTCCGGGGATTCATCTCCCTGATCGATTTCAACTTCTATGCGGCCCTGACCCTGGCGGCCCACGGGGGCGCCACGCCCCAGGAGCGCAGCGAGGTGATGGCGCGGCTGGCCACCCATCAGCGCCCGTTCGACGTCTGGGCGGAGGAGTGCCCGGAGAACTTCCGCCACAAGTGCCAGCTCCTGAGTGCCGAGGTGGCCCGCCTCGAGGGACGGAACCTGGAGGCCATGGAGCTCTACGACGCCGCCATCGACGGAGCCCATGCCGAGGGCTTCCTCCAGGACGAGGCGCTCGCCAACGAGCTGGCCGGGCGCTTCTACCATTCGCTGGGCCGCAAGCGCTTCGCCGCGCTCCACCTGCGGACGGCACAGGAGGTCTATGCCCGCTGGGGCGCGACGGCGAAGGTGGCCCTGCTCGAGGAGGAGTTCCCCGACCTCGAGCCGGTGGGAGGCAGGACCTGGGGTGCGCCCGCCTCCGCACCTGGGAGCGGGATGCCGGCGGGTGCCTCCCTGGACCTGCTCAGCCTGCTCAAGGCCTCCGAGACGCTGGTGGGCGAGGTGGTGCTGGACCGCCTGCTCGAGAAGCTGATGGCCGTGTGCTTCGAGGCGGCGGGCGCCACGCGTGGGGCGCTCGTGCTGGACGAGGCGGGCGCCCTCATGGTGCGTGCCGTGGGCGCCATCCCGGAGCCCGTCAGCCTGGAGCGTGTGGCGCTGTCGTCCTCGGACCAGGTTCCGGCCACGGTGGTGGAGCACGCCTACCGCACGGGCGACACGCTCGTCCTGGCGGATGCCGCCCACCAGGGCCGCTTCGTCACGGACCCCTACGTCATCCGGCGCACGGTGAAGTCCGCCCTGGCCGTGCCCATCCAGCGGCAGACGCGGACCGTCGGGGTGCTCTACCTGGAGAACGACCTGGCCACCCGTGCCTTCACGCCCGAGCGCGTCGGCGTGCTGCGCACCCTGTCCACGGAGATCGCCATCTCGCTGGAGAACAGCCAGCTCTTCGAGCAGCTGAAGGTGGAGGTACAGGAGCGAAGGCGGGCCGAGGAGGCCGTGCGCTTCCTGGCCGAGGCGGGCCTGACGCTGGCCGAGTCGCTGGACCCGGAGCGGATGCTGTCCAAGGCGACACGTCTGGTGGTGCCGTTCCTCGCCGACTGGTGCACCGTCACCATGATCGAAAAGGGAGAGCGGCTGCACCAGGTGGCGATGACCCACGTGGACCCCGAGAAGGAGGCCACCCTGCGTGCGCTGCTGGCGCGCTACCCGGCCGACTGGAACTCCCCGGCCGCCCTGGCCCGCGTGCTGCGCACGGGACAGCCCATTCTGCGGCCGGTCCTCTCCGACACCACGTTCCAGGAGCATGGCTTCGGCCCCGACTACGTCGAGGGAATGCGGTTCATCGGTTCGAAGACGGCCATGCACGTGCCCCTCATCTCGAGGGGAAGGACCCTGGGGGCCATCAGCTTCGTCTCGGGCGCACCCGGCCGCAGGTATGGCGACGCGGATCTGCGCCTGGCGCAGGAGTTCGCGCGGCGGGTCGCCGTCTGCATCGACAACGCACGGCTGTACAGCGACGCGCAGGAGGCCATCCACTCGCGTGACGAGTTCCTCAGCGTGGCCTCGCACGAGCTCAAGACGCCCCTCACGTCACTCCGATTGATGGTCCAGGGGCTGCTGCGGCAAGTCCCGCCGGGACTGCCAGAAAGCTCCTTGCGTGCCATGCACACCATCAACCAGCAGTCCCTCAAGCTGGCGCGGCTCATCGAGGAGATGCTGGATGTCTCCCGCCTCCAGTCAGGGGGGCTGGAGCTCGAGCTGGAGCAGGTGGACCTCGCCGCGGTCATCCGGGGCGTGGCCGAGCGGCTGCGCGAGCCGCTGGAGCGGGCGGCGAGCCCCCTGGTGTTGCACGTCCAGGAGCCACTGGTCGGGAGGTGGGACGCGGCGAGGCTGACGCAGGTGCTGGTCAACCTGCTCTCCAACGCCATCAAGTTCGGCGCGGGCAGCCCCATCGAGCTGGCCGCGGGCGTGGAGGGGGGCACCGCGTGGTTCTTCGTCCGGGACCAGGGAATCGGCATCGCCCCCGACCGCCTGCCGCACATCTTCGAGCGCTTCGAGCGGGCGGTGTCCGTGCGCTCCTATGGAGGCCTCGGGCTGGGGCTGCACCTGGTGCGGGAGATCGTCACCGCGCTGGGCGGCACGGTGCGGGTGGAGAGCACCGTGGGAGCCGGAACCACGGTCCGGGTGGAGCTGCCCCGCGCCGGGCCGCCAGCGGAGGCACGGAAGGGTTAG